A region of Corvus cornix cornix isolate S_Up_H32 chromosome 3, ASM73873v5, whole genome shotgun sequence DNA encodes the following proteins:
- the YPEL5 gene encoding protein yippee-like 5, translating into MGRIFLDHIGGTRLFSCANCDTILTNRSELISTRFTGATGRAFLFNKVVNLQYSEVQDRVMLTGRHMVRDVSCKNCNSKLGWIYEFATEDSQRYKEGRVILERALVRESEGFEEHVPSDNS; encoded by the exons atgggaagaatttttttggaTCATATTGGTGGCACTCGCCTGTTCTCCTGCGCAAACTGCGACACGATTCTGACCAACCGCTCCGAGCTCATCTCCACTCGCTTTACAGGGGCCACGGGAAGGGCCTTCCTTTTTAACAAG GTGGTAAATCTGCAGTATAGCGAAGTTCAGGACCGGGTCATGCTCACTGGCCGCCACATGGTTCGGGACGTGAGCTGCAAGAACTGCAACAGCAAACTGGGCTGGATCTATGAGTTTGCCACTGAAGACAGCCAGCGCTACAAGGAAGGCCGCGTTATCCTGGAAAGAGCCTTGGTGCGGGAGAGCGAAGGCTTCGAGGAGCATGTGCCATCCGACAATTCCTGA